Sequence from the Fictibacillus arsenicus genome:
CTCTCCTCCATCAGCAATGGGAATCTTAAGGTAATTTGCATTTGGAAAGACTTTACGAAACCCTTTTTCAACGTGATAACATACCTCCATTGCCGTCATACTTTCCTTAAATGAATCTGGTGCAATAACAATTTTCATTGGACAATTATTCATCTCCTTTAAAAAATAGAGTGCTTTCTAGAGTTATTCGATTATTCGACAGTTCTTGCAAGATTCCTTTTTAAATAACTACCATATGAATTTTTCCTTTATTTGTTTGGATTATTATTGTATATGCATGTAAATAATAGGGGGTAACAATAGATGATCTATATTTTACTTCTGTTTGCTCTAATTGCAGGCATGGCACTACCAACACAATTCAGCATCAATGCGCAGTTAAGGACTTTAGTCGGTTCTCCTATCCTGGCATCCACCATTTCATTTATTGTTGGATCGATCGCACTGTTGATTATTTCATTCTTTAATCATGGAATAAAAGTTAGTAAAGGTTGGATAGAGGCACCTTGGTGGGTTTGGACAGGCGGCCTGTTAGGGGCTTTTTATGTAGTTGCCACCATTGTCTTAATACCTAGAATCGGTGCAGCATCAACAGTAGCTTTCATT
This genomic interval carries:
- a CDS encoding DMT family transporter gives rise to the protein MIYILLLFALIAGMALPTQFSINAQLRTLVGSPILASTISFIVGSIALLIISFFNHGIKVSKGWIEAPWWVWTGGLLGAFYVVATIVLIPRIGAASTVAFILTGQIIASVLIDHFGLLGVHVQPINLFKLIGVSLIIIGVYFVQKYK